In the genome of Telluria beijingensis, one region contains:
- a CDS encoding MerR family transcriptional regulator, which translates to MNDRLNKIEPNVLPPIPAKRYFTIGEVSELCGVKPHVLRYWEQEFTQLKPVKRRGNRRYYQHHEVLLIRRIRELLYEQGFTISGARNRLDSRASAALEHGEPDLPDSPPAIDGDKLRADLLDILDLLKNGSRPA; encoded by the coding sequence ATGAATGACCGACTGAACAAGATCGAACCGAACGTGCTGCCGCCGATTCCGGCCAAGCGTTATTTCACGATCGGCGAAGTCAGTGAATTGTGCGGGGTCAAACCGCACGTCCTGCGTTACTGGGAGCAGGAATTTACGCAGCTTAAACCGGTCAAACGTCGTGGAAACCGCCGATACTACCAGCACCACGAAGTGCTGCTGATCCGGCGCATCCGTGAGCTGCTGTACGAGCAGGGCTTCACGATCAGCGGCGCACGCAACCGCCTCGACAGCCGCGCCAGCGCGGCGCTCGAGCATGGCGAGCCAGACCTGCCCGATAGCCCACCCGCGATCGACGGCGATAAATTGCGCGCCGATCTGCTCGACATCCTCGACCTGCTCAAGAACGGGTCGCGGCCGGCCTAG
- a CDS encoding CHASE3 domain-containing protein, with protein sequence MYFSTAADDRSIRSLPLHKTLLCLICVVLLVVNGVFLVRNLDDLRAANTLQAQTAQVSDELQYLNLLVTDAESSLRGYFLSGDEVYLGPLRGAPQQIDKQLQALGALLDDSPSQTTNLQQLRALVEKKLGLLHQSLEVYRQGGLQDIVAIAASPDDRAQMDEIRLQVVIMTREQNELLTTRTAAFYQQYRHAALFGVGINAAAIIVLLLFYKLIKRAFRSRLLAERALQLTNDGLEEIVAERTAQLSVLSRHLIRVQEEEKSRLARELHDEMGANLTAIGMDLTTVSEHLRASHPELAARLGRARRTLVDTVQLKRRIIENLRPSLLDNMGLSAALQSYCADYARVTGLDCDALIDAESDAAGPMQAIALFRITQEALNNIAKYAKARNVIVNLTREPDGWGLEITDDGIGIPDDAMARSKSHGLLGMRERALLLGGTLVVERGVNGIGTCVRAQIPATAPGGNEETAPKAPLVGCADPGAVLLEAPGPLAGGTEARRHLNAPHP encoded by the coding sequence ATGTACTTTTCTACCGCTGCGGATGACCGATCGATCCGCAGTCTCCCCCTCCACAAGACCCTGCTGTGCCTGATCTGCGTAGTGCTGCTGGTCGTCAATGGCGTGTTCCTGGTGCGCAATCTCGACGACTTGCGCGCGGCAAATACCCTGCAGGCGCAGACGGCGCAAGTCTCGGACGAGCTGCAATACCTGAACCTGCTGGTCACCGATGCCGAGAGTAGCCTGCGCGGCTATTTCCTGTCGGGCGATGAAGTCTACCTGGGCCCCTTGCGTGGCGCCCCGCAGCAGATCGACAAGCAATTGCAGGCGCTCGGGGCGTTGCTGGATGACAGTCCGTCCCAGACCACGAACCTGCAGCAACTGCGCGCCTTGGTCGAAAAGAAACTCGGCCTGTTGCACCAGTCGCTCGAAGTCTACCGCCAGGGCGGCTTGCAGGATATCGTGGCGATCGCCGCTTCGCCCGACGACCGCGCGCAGATGGACGAGATCCGCCTGCAGGTCGTGATCATGACGCGCGAGCAGAACGAATTGCTGACCACCCGTACCGCTGCGTTCTATCAACAATACCGCCATGCGGCGCTGTTCGGCGTCGGCATCAATGCCGCCGCCATCATCGTGTTGCTGTTGTTTTATAAATTGATCAAGCGCGCCTTCCGTTCGCGCCTGCTGGCCGAACGCGCCTTGCAGCTTACCAACGATGGGCTGGAAGAAATCGTGGCCGAGCGCACCGCCCAGCTGTCGGTGCTGTCGCGCCACCTGATCCGGGTGCAGGAAGAAGAAAAATCGCGCCTGGCGCGCGAGCTTCACGACGAGATGGGCGCTAACCTGACGGCAATCGGCATGGACTTGACCACGGTCAGCGAACACCTGCGCGCTTCGCACCCCGAGCTGGCAGCCAGGCTGGGCCGCGCGCGGCGCACCCTGGTCGATACCGTGCAGCTGAAGCGCCGCATCATCGAAAACCTGCGTCCGAGCCTGCTTGACAATATGGGCTTGTCGGCCGCCTTGCAGAGCTATTGCGCCGACTATGCCCGGGTGACCGGCCTCGACTGCGATGCGCTGATCGATGCCGAATCCGATGCCGCCGGCCCGATGCAGGCGATCGCGCTGTTCCGTATCACGCAGGAAGCGCTGAACAATATCGCCAAGTATGCCAAGGCGCGCAATGTCATCGTCAACCTGACGCGCGAGCCCGACGGCTGGGGCCTGGAAATCACCGACGACGGCATCGGCATCCCGGACGACGCCATGGCCAGGTCGAAATCGCACGGCTTGCTGGGCATGCGCGAGCGCGCCTTGCTGCTGGGCGGGACACTGGTGGTGGAGCGGGGCGTGAATGGGATTGGTACCTGCGTGCGGGCCCAGATTCCGGCCACCGCACCGGGCGGTAACGAAGAAACGGCGCCGAAGGCGCCGCTGGTCGGGTGCGCCGATCCCGGCGCGGTGCTGCTGGAAGCGCCCGGTCCACTCGCGGGAGGGACCGAGGCGCGGCGTCATCTCAACGCGCCACATCCATGA
- a CDS encoding integration host factor subunit alpha: protein MQVARVRKEAEQSLPTLTKAELAELLFEQVGLNKREAKDMVETFFDEIRNALERGEAVKLSGFGNFQLRDKPQRPGRNPKTGEEIPITARRVVTFHASQKLKGMVEETLPGGSPTGSLARAA from the coding sequence ATGCAGGTGGCGCGGGTACGCAAGGAAGCTGAACAGTCATTGCCGACCTTGACCAAGGCCGAGCTGGCCGAGCTGCTGTTCGAGCAGGTCGGCCTGAACAAGCGCGAAGCCAAGGACATGGTCGAAACCTTTTTCGACGAAATCCGCAATGCGCTCGAACGCGGCGAGGCGGTCAAGCTGTCCGGCTTCGGCAACTTCCAGTTGCGCGACAAGCCGCAACGGCCGGGCCGCAATCCGAAAACGGGGGAAGAAATCCCCATCACGGCGCGCCGCGTCGTGACCTTCCACGCCAGCCAGAAACTCAAGGGAATGGTCGAAGAGACCCTGCCCGGCGGTTCGCCCACGGGTTCCCTGGCGCGTGCAGCCTGA
- a CDS encoding PilW family protein codes for MLANKRVAGFSLVELMVSIVIGLLAVMFATRIMTDSENTKRGALGGSDSMQNGMMAMFSISADAEQAGFGLNDPILSGCDTIFKDSKGYQLATTKRGGVDVTPLASAVIEPGVDGKPDRLTMYAGSAPGGTGTMRLEGNYIGGTQLAVDRAPYGFALGDVIVVAPENGEGKCALAQVAGLSDPSADEPSVAIGSTAYRFNTGALGRNFEGSASRVFNLGRESSLSFHTWSVQDGVLRLRATNLGGDGGAAHAVADNIVSLKAQYGFDTRTEADFEPEQGMQVGEWSAEMIDADGDGVTGGPGDYQRLAALRIAVVARAKTPERAAAGAACTAQPEAMKVFGSEQPHGVEASEVTLDLAVEGDSVDWRCYRYRAFETIVPLRNMGWRPTA; via the coding sequence ATGCTTGCAAATAAGCGCGTGGCCGGCTTCTCCCTGGTCGAACTGATGGTCAGCATCGTCATCGGCCTGCTGGCGGTGATGTTCGCCACCCGGATCATGACGGACTCCGAAAATACCAAGCGCGGCGCGCTGGGCGGCTCGGACTCGATGCAGAACGGGATGATGGCGATGTTCTCGATCAGCGCCGACGCCGAGCAGGCCGGTTTTGGCCTGAACGATCCGATCCTGAGCGGCTGCGACACCATCTTCAAGGACAGCAAGGGCTACCAGCTGGCCACGACGAAGCGCGGCGGCGTCGACGTGACGCCGCTGGCGAGCGCCGTGATCGAGCCCGGCGTCGATGGCAAGCCGGACCGCCTGACCATGTACGCCGGCAGCGCGCCGGGCGGCACCGGCACCATGCGCCTGGAGGGCAACTACATCGGCGGCACCCAGCTTGCGGTCGATCGCGCGCCCTATGGGTTCGCGCTCGGCGACGTGATCGTCGTGGCGCCCGAGAATGGCGAAGGCAAGTGCGCGCTGGCGCAGGTCGCGGGTCTGTCGGACCCAAGCGCCGACGAGCCGTCGGTCGCGATCGGCAGCACCGCTTACCGCTTCAATACCGGCGCGCTGGGCCGCAACTTCGAGGGCAGCGCCAGCCGCGTGTTCAACCTGGGACGCGAATCCAGCCTGTCGTTCCACACCTGGTCGGTACAGGACGGCGTGCTGCGCCTGCGCGCCACCAACCTGGGCGGCGATGGCGGCGCGGCGCACGCGGTGGCCGACAACATCGTCTCGCTCAAGGCGCAATACGGTTTCGATACCCGCACCGAGGCCGATTTCGAACCCGAACAGGGCATGCAGGTGGGGGAATGGTCGGCCGAGATGATCGATGCCGACGGCGACGGCGTGACGGGCGGCCCCGGCGACTACCAGCGCCTGGCCGCGCTGCGCATCGCCGTGGTGGCGCGCGCGAAGACGCCCGAGCGCGCCGCGGCCGGGGCCGCGTGCACCGCCCAGCCCGAGGCGATGAAGGTATTCGGCAGCGAGCAGCCGCATGGCGTCGAGGCGAGCGAAGTGACGCTCGACCTGGCCGTCGAAGGCGACAGCGTCGACTGGCGCTGCTACCGCTACCGCGCCTTCGAGACCATCGTCCCGCTGCGCAATATGGGCTGGAGGCCTACCGCATGA
- a CDS encoding Crp/Fnr family transcriptional regulator yields the protein MKSASKPVVSYSGTQQNELLAALPRTDLEDMFDHLELVPMPFGKELFEYGSKLEYVYFPTTAIVSLLYVMEDGATTEIAVVGHEGAVGVSLFMGERATCSAVVQSAGYGYRLKTQYLRDAFNRGGALPQLLMRYTNALFAQMAQNAVGGRHSSIEQKLCRWLLDRLDRSASNELKVTQELISIMLGVRRESITAAAGKLQDEGLIQYRRGNITVLDRAGLEEYAGECYKVAKSEYDRLLMDVAR from the coding sequence ATGAAGTCCGCGTCGAAACCGGTCGTGAGCTATAGCGGCACCCAGCAGAACGAATTGCTGGCCGCGCTGCCGCGCACCGACCTGGAAGACATGTTCGACCACCTCGAACTGGTGCCAATGCCGTTCGGTAAAGAGTTGTTCGAGTATGGCAGCAAACTGGAATACGTGTATTTTCCGACGACCGCAATCGTGTCGCTGCTGTACGTGATGGAAGATGGCGCCACCACCGAGATCGCGGTGGTCGGCCACGAAGGCGCGGTCGGCGTGTCGCTGTTCATGGGCGAGCGCGCCACCTGCAGCGCTGTGGTCCAGAGCGCCGGCTACGGCTACCGCCTCAAGACCCAGTACCTGCGCGACGCCTTCAACCGCGGCGGCGCCCTTCCCCAGCTCCTGATGCGCTACACCAATGCACTGTTCGCCCAGATGGCCCAGAACGCCGTCGGCGGCCGCCACAGCTCGATCGAACAGAAGCTGTGCCGCTGGCTGCTCGACCGCCTGGACCGTTCGGCCAGCAACGAGCTGAAAGTGACGCAGGAACTGATCTCGATCATGCTGGGCGTGCGCCGTGAGAGCATCACCGCCGCCGCCGGCAAGCTGCAGGACGAAGGCCTGATCCAGTACCGCCGCGGCAATATCACGGTGCTGGACCGCGCCGGCCTGGAAGAATATGCCGGCGAGTGCTACAAGGTCGCCAAGTCGGAATACGACCGCCTGCTCATGGATGTGGCGCGTTGA
- a CDS encoding type IV pilin protein: MQQRQSGFTLVELMLVVAIIGILSAIAVPSYNSYVLRTRLAEAHGVLASTQVKLEQFWSNNRTYVDFDKEGASQMPDNGQNFDYTLEDVSASAYTMLATGKNAAAGFVYSIDQAGNRVTVEAPDGWTTSDECWVDRAEGACTQ, from the coding sequence ATGCAGCAGCGCCAGTCCGGTTTCACGCTCGTCGAGCTCATGCTCGTGGTGGCGATCATCGGCATCCTCAGCGCGATCGCCGTGCCATCCTATAACAGCTATGTGCTGCGCACCCGCCTGGCCGAGGCGCACGGCGTGCTGGCGTCCACGCAGGTCAAGCTGGAGCAGTTCTGGAGCAATAACCGGACCTATGTCGACTTCGACAAGGAAGGCGCGAGCCAGATGCCGGACAACGGCCAGAACTTCGACTATACCCTGGAAGATGTCAGTGCCTCGGCCTATACCATGCTCGCCACCGGCAAGAACGCCGCCGCCGGCTTCGTCTACAGCATCGACCAGGCCGGCAACCGGGTCACGGTGGAAGCACCGGACGGCTGGACCACCAGCGACGAGTGCTGGGTCGACCGCGCGGAGGGCGCGTGCACCCAGTGA
- a CDS encoding pilus assembly FimT family protein, translating into MHPVTAAREQGFTALEAMVVVAILGILLAVGIPSMRGWLGATSATGASQFYAEGFRLARAQALANNSRSRLVFTENDQSGQLDWQVDVCFPVADDRCGADSERWSTVDEPAVGPSEGDVATPSVFRSAASLPRASALGVTPDGDARSVYFTELGWVDGAKPALMRFDLGPGSGDAEDGFTPSAVVLTLAGAVVTCRPDVDDHDARRCP; encoded by the coding sequence GTGCACCCAGTGACCGCCGCGCGCGAGCAGGGCTTCACGGCCCTCGAAGCCATGGTGGTGGTGGCGATCCTCGGCATCCTGCTGGCGGTTGGCATTCCCAGCATGCGCGGCTGGCTGGGCGCCACCAGCGCGACCGGCGCTTCCCAGTTCTATGCCGAAGGCTTCCGCCTGGCGCGCGCCCAGGCCCTGGCCAACAATAGCCGCAGCCGGCTGGTGTTCACCGAAAACGACCAGAGCGGCCAGCTGGACTGGCAGGTCGATGTCTGCTTCCCGGTCGCCGACGACCGCTGCGGCGCCGACAGCGAGCGCTGGTCGACCGTGGACGAACCGGCCGTCGGCCCGTCCGAAGGCGACGTCGCGACGCCCTCGGTATTTCGCAGTGCGGCCAGCCTGCCGCGCGCCTCGGCCCTGGGCGTCACGCCCGATGGCGACGCCAGGTCGGTGTATTTCACCGAGCTGGGTTGGGTCGACGGCGCGAAGCCGGCGCTGATGCGCTTCGACCTGGGCCCGGGCAGCGGCGACGCCGAGGATGGCTTCACGCCGTCCGCCGTGGTGCTGACCCTGGCCGGCGCGGTGGTGACCTGCCGTCCCGACGTCGACGACCACGATGCGCGCAGGTGCCCGTGA
- a CDS encoding type IV pilus modification PilV family protein produces MNRRFSPRFAPVRQAQRGVALLEALIAVILLGIGLVGTLALQVNSQAALSEAAMRAEATIAANELIGVMSTDLDHLDEYALAKNGQPGERLEAWHDALSGNLPNAAVEITVTPAEDAERTAVVIAIQWSRGEQGLPNTHRVVTYLTRSG; encoded by the coding sequence ATGAACCGCCGCTTTTCCCCCCGTTTTGCTCCCGTGCGCCAGGCCCAGCGCGGCGTGGCCCTGCTCGAGGCCCTGATCGCGGTGATCCTGCTGGGGATCGGCCTAGTCGGCACGCTGGCGCTGCAGGTCAACTCCCAGGCCGCCCTGTCCGAAGCCGCGATGCGCGCCGAAGCGACCATCGCCGCCAACGAATTGATCGGCGTGATGAGCACCGACCTCGACCACCTGGACGAGTATGCGCTGGCGAAGAACGGCCAGCCCGGCGAGCGGCTCGAAGCCTGGCACGACGCGCTGTCCGGAAACCTGCCGAATGCCGCGGTGGAGATCACGGTCACGCCGGCCGAGGATGCCGAACGCACCGCCGTCGTGATCGCAATCCAGTGGAGCCGCGGCGAACAAGGCCTGCCGAACACCCACCGTGTCGTGACCTATCTGACGAGGTCGGGATGA
- a CDS encoding pilus assembly PilX family protein, protein MSVPSTSARQAGAALPVMLIMMLVMLVTSIYLLRSSNSATLAASNLAYDATLSRAVDFGLHTGFQWLSETASASKASLNDNDSAAGYHANLDTTLTPNDKEFWDDSVEVEDADGNKIRYVIHRMCRATGSFSSPNQDCMLTSANTVKLGNKVAIGESLASDAPAYASSPQIHYVITARIDGARGGNVINQLAVLIGA, encoded by the coding sequence ATGAGTGTTCCATCGACATCCGCACGCCAGGCCGGCGCGGCCCTGCCGGTCATGCTGATCATGATGCTGGTGATGCTGGTGACCAGCATCTACCTGCTCCGATCGAGCAATTCGGCCACGCTGGCGGCATCGAACCTGGCCTATGACGCCACCCTGAGCCGGGCGGTCGACTTCGGACTGCATACCGGCTTCCAGTGGTTGAGCGAGACGGCGTCCGCCAGCAAGGCGAGCCTGAACGATAACGATTCGGCCGCCGGCTACCACGCCAATCTCGACACCACGCTCACGCCGAACGACAAGGAATTCTGGGACGACAGCGTGGAAGTCGAGGATGCGGACGGCAACAAGATCCGCTACGTGATCCATCGCATGTGCCGCGCTACGGGAAGCTTCAGCAGCCCGAACCAGGACTGCATGCTGACCTCGGCCAACACCGTCAAGCTCGGCAACAAGGTGGCGATCGGCGAGAGCCTGGCCTCCGACGCGCCGGCCTATGCCAGCTCGCCCCAGATCCACTACGTGATCACGGCCCGCATCGATGGCGCGCGCGGCGGCAACGTGATCAACCAGCTGGCCGTGCTGATCGGCGCCTGA
- a CDS encoding sensor histidine kinase — MNSIRLRLLKWLLGPILLVNLVLAALVAGLAWTPAQVAFDGGLLETANGLAQRLGTGIAPQLPPAAQDADRSWFVVRDAAGRHLAGARTFPALRPGGAPYDAEVDGEPVRVVALAVATPDGMHQLGVARTLRQRLEVRSAIVRSLVVLVSLVTLTLVGVVWLSVGNGLRPLARIRAELAARGPGDLAAIPLAEVPYEIAPVVTGFNELLDKVEAGARAQRDFLADMAHQLRTPLAGMQLQLEWLRARHALDADTVRSLGMMELANERMIRQVNQLLALARAREGRPGEQHAALDLAQLVQETIQYWVERAAAKDIDLGFELAPAPLSGDAFQLRDLVDNLVDNALRYTPAGGRVTVACAREADVVLFTVEDSGPGIPTARRAAVFERFVRLDDKTTGSGLGLAIVRDIALAHGATVLLDDAEGGGTRVTVRFAADLARQGAG, encoded by the coding sequence ATGAACAGCATCCGGCTGCGCCTCCTGAAGTGGCTGCTGGGCCCGATCCTGTTGGTGAACCTGGTGCTGGCCGCGCTGGTGGCCGGCTTGGCCTGGACGCCGGCGCAAGTCGCCTTCGATGGCGGCCTGCTCGAGACCGCCAACGGCCTGGCGCAACGCCTGGGCACCGGTATCGCGCCGCAGCTGCCGCCGGCGGCCCAGGATGCCGACCGTAGCTGGTTCGTGGTGCGCGACGCCGCTGGCCGCCACCTGGCCGGCGCGCGCACCTTTCCCGCCCTGCGCCCGGGTGGCGCACCTTATGACGCCGAGGTCGATGGCGAGCCGGTGCGGGTGGTCGCGCTGGCCGTCGCCACGCCCGACGGCATGCACCAGCTGGGCGTGGCGCGCACCCTGCGCCAGCGGCTCGAGGTGCGTTCGGCCATCGTGCGCTCGCTGGTGGTGCTGGTCTCCCTGGTGACCTTGACCCTGGTCGGCGTGGTCTGGCTGTCGGTCGGCAACGGCTTGCGGCCGCTGGCGCGCATCCGCGCCGAACTGGCCGCGCGCGGACCGGGCGACCTGGCGGCTATCCCTCTGGCCGAGGTGCCCTACGAGATCGCGCCGGTGGTCACCGGCTTCAATGAATTGCTGGACAAGGTCGAAGCCGGCGCGCGCGCACAGCGCGACTTCCTAGCCGATATGGCGCACCAGCTGCGCACGCCGCTGGCCGGCATGCAGCTGCAGCTGGAATGGCTGCGCGCGCGCCACGCCCTGGATGCCGACACCGTGCGCTCGCTCGGCATGATGGAACTGGCCAACGAACGCATGATCCGGCAAGTCAACCAGCTGCTGGCGCTGGCGCGCGCCCGCGAAGGGCGGCCCGGCGAGCAGCACGCCGCGCTCGACCTGGCGCAGCTGGTGCAGGAAACGATCCAGTACTGGGTCGAGCGGGCGGCGGCGAAGGATATCGACCTGGGCTTCGAGCTGGCCCCGGCCCCGCTCTCCGGCGACGCGTTCCAGTTGCGTGACCTGGTCGACAACCTGGTCGACAATGCCCTGCGCTACACGCCGGCCGGCGGCAGGGTGACGGTGGCCTGCGCGCGCGAAGCCGACGTCGTGCTGTTCACGGTCGAGGATTCCGGCCCCGGCATCCCGACGGCGCGGCGGGCCGCCGTGTTCGAGCGCTTCGTGCGGCTGGACGACAAGACCACGGGCAGCGGCCTTGGCCTGGCGATCGTGCGCGATATCGCGCTGGCGCATGGCGCGACGGTCCTGCTGGACGATGCCGAGGGCGGCGGTACCCGGGTTACCGTGCGTTTTGCTGCCGACCTGGCAAGACAGGGCGCCGGTTAG
- a CDS encoding response regulator transcription factor has protein sequence MGLRVLLVEDDAVLADGLLRALQAQDMTVTQVGDGLAADASLQAPGVEVAVLDIGLPGIDGFEVVRRLRARGAATPVLLLTARDAVEDRVRGLEIGADDYLVKPFATAELVARIRALARRHAPPSSTVSLAGLSLDRATRRARVAGQPIELSVREWGVLEYLLQHAGRVVSKQQIIDAILPWGEDVTQNAVEVYVSRLRLKLDGSGVAIRTIRGFGYLLEAAA, from the coding sequence ATGGGGCTGCGGGTATTGCTGGTGGAAGACGATGCGGTGCTGGCCGACGGCCTGCTGCGCGCCTTGCAGGCGCAAGATATGACGGTTACCCAGGTCGGCGACGGGCTGGCCGCCGACGCCTCCTTGCAAGCGCCCGGGGTCGAGGTCGCGGTGCTCGACATCGGCCTGCCCGGCATCGACGGCTTCGAGGTGGTGCGCCGCCTGCGCGCGCGCGGCGCGGCCACACCGGTGCTGCTGCTGACGGCGCGCGACGCCGTCGAAGACCGGGTCCGCGGCCTGGAGATCGGCGCCGACGACTACCTGGTCAAGCCCTTCGCCACTGCCGAACTGGTGGCCCGTATCCGGGCCTTGGCGCGTCGCCATGCGCCCCCATCCAGCACCGTTTCACTCGCCGGACTGAGCCTGGACCGGGCCACTCGCCGCGCGCGCGTCGCCGGCCAGCCGATCGAGCTGTCGGTACGGGAGTGGGGCGTGCTCGAATACCTGCTGCAGCATGCCGGGCGGGTGGTCTCCAAGCAGCAGATCATCGACGCCATCCTGCCCTGGGGCGAGGACGTGACCCAGAACGCGGTCGAGGTCTATGTCTCGCGCCTGCGCCTGAAGCTGGACGGCTCGGGCGTGGCGATCCGCACCATCCGCGGCTTCGGCTACCTGCTCGAAGCGGCCGCATGA
- a CDS encoding response regulator has product MIRVAICDDHQIVRAGFKQIFSSSGDFEVVAEGATGREALDIARREICDVLLLDIAMPDQSGIDILRTIRQGQPNLPVLILSGYPAQQYALNLFKMGANGYLNKECEADELKTAVRTVYQGRRYVSSTVGELLAQSFDRDPNTALHTELSDREFQVFLRLAKGATVSDIGNALSLSIKTVSTYRTRIMEKMGLQSNSDLTYYAMKNNLLD; this is encoded by the coding sequence ATGATACGCGTTGCCATTTGTGACGATCACCAGATAGTTAGAGCAGGATTCAAGCAGATTTTCTCGTCGTCGGGCGATTTCGAAGTCGTCGCCGAAGGCGCCACCGGCCGCGAGGCCCTCGATATCGCGCGCCGCGAGATTTGCGACGTGTTGCTGCTCGATATCGCCATGCCCGACCAGAGCGGCATCGACATCCTGCGCACCATCCGCCAGGGCCAGCCCAATCTGCCGGTGCTGATCCTGTCCGGCTACCCGGCGCAGCAGTACGCGCTCAACCTGTTCAAGATGGGCGCCAACGGCTACCTGAACAAGGAATGCGAGGCGGACGAGCTCAAGACCGCCGTGCGCACCGTCTACCAGGGGCGCCGTTATGTGTCGTCGACTGTTGGCGAGTTGCTGGCCCAGAGCTTCGACCGCGATCCCAACACGGCGCTGCACACCGAGTTGTCCGACCGCGAATTCCAGGTTTTCCTGCGCCTGGCCAAGGGCGCGACCGTGTCGGATATCGGCAATGCGCTGTCGCTGTCGATCAAGACCGTGTCCACCTACCGCACCCGCATCATGGAAAAAATGGGCTTGCAGTCGAATTCCGATCTGACCTATTACGCCATGAAGAACAATCTGCTCGATTAA